A stretch of DNA from Coccidioides posadasii str. Silveira chromosome 1, complete sequence:
GGCGTTGGCAAAAAAACGCCCTCCTGCTGACATCAACTCGCAGTCGCCAAGCACAACACCGTTGACAGCTGTTGGGTTGTGCTCTACGGAAAGGTTTACGATGTGAGTCGGGCATCATGCACACTTCTGTGAATTTTATGCGGTATTGCGGGTTGACCTTATGTTAAACTGCAAATATAGGTGACAGACTTTCTTCCGGATCATCCTGGGGGCGCGAGTATCATCTTGAAATTAGCGGGAAAAGATGCTACTGAAGAATATGACCCAATTCACCCCAGTGGGACTTTGGAGGAGAATTTACGGCCGGAGGCTTGTCTCGGGACTGTCGACCCTACGACACTTTACCAACTTACCCCAGTGAAGGCACCGACGTCTGCAGAACGTGAAGGCCCACCGCCAATGGCGTCTCTCCTTAATCTAGATGATATTGAACAGGTGGCTACGAAACAGATCAGCAGAAAGGCTTGGGGATACTACTATTCCGCAGCTGACGACCTTATTTCTAAACATTTGAATAACTCTGTCTACCGGTCCATCTTACTCCGACCCAGAGTCTTCATTGATTGCAAAAAATGCGACCTTTCCACGAATATTTTAGGTTACAAGCTTGGTTCACCAATTTATGTTTCTCCGACTGCAGTGGCACGTCTTGCACACCCAGCAGGTGAAGCAGGCATTGCTGCAGCTTGCTCGAAGTTCGGGACCATGCAGCTAATCTCCAACAATGCTTCCATGACTCCAGAGCAAGTGGTGAAGGACGCAAAGCCAGATCAGATCTTCGGGTGGCAGCTATATgtgcagacagacaaaagCAAGAGCGAGACGATGCTTGCTCGCATCAAAAAGCTCAAAGCCATCAAATTTGTCTGCCTGACGCTTGACGTCCCCGTCCCTGGTAAACGGGAGGATGATGAGCGAACTAAAGAACCCAACAATCTTAGCACCGCGGAGATGGTCAAGGCATCCGGTGGAACACCGGTTGTCGGTGGAAGTGGCATCGGCAAGCAGCTATTCGGCGGCACGGATCCTTCATTAACGTGGAAAACGACGCTTCCATGGCTGGCGAAACATACAGATCTTCCAATCGTGCTGAAGGGTCTTCAGACACACGAGGACGCCTACATCGCATCCCTGCACACTCCACAAGTCAAGGCCATTATTCTCTCAAACCATGGTGGTAGAGCTATGGATACGGCTCCTCCAGCAGTTCATACATTGCTCGAGATGCGAAAGTATTGCCCTGAAGTTTTCGATAAATTGGAAGTATGGGTCGATGGTGGGATCAAGCGAGGCACAGATGTTGTGAAAGCCTTATGTCTGGGTGCGAAAGCGGTTGGAATCGGGAGACCAGCGCTTTTTGGTCTTGGAGCTGGCGGGATTGAGGGAGTGGAAAGAGTCTTGCAGAGTAAGTCTTAGTAGCCTAGCCGTCCTACGCTTTGTGTCTAACAATGGTTTACTTTTAGTTCTGAACGAGGAAACTCAAACGGCTATGCGTCTTCTAGGAGTTGAAAGGGTTGACGACTTGGGGATGCAGCATGTTAGTTGCCCATGTTTCACTTCGAAATATGTTGGGTGATTCTAACCAGTTTCAATAGATCAATGCCCGCGCTGTTGAACAGCTCATCTACGATGGCCCACCTGGCTTGGATGCTTTCGGTGCCCTTCTCAAAGCCAAAATGTAAATCCACTGctcttttatttgtctctCCGGTATATATTACATCACCAAAAAAATCGAGGACGGGGTCATAGATCTAGATGTGTCCCTGAAATCATGCAAGCGCAGGTACTTTCTATTGTTTATATTCTGGGATTTAAAAAATATAGTAGAAGGGACTGGAAACCCCACAGCTACGCCGATCATATTGATAGCAATATTACTTTTATGAGTAGATATGAAGCGAATTTATTTCGGCTGTCATCGCAAAGGGGGGTTTCGACGCTTTCAAGCTTTGCCTAACCTGCATGCCCATCTCCCCCTCAAAGCGAAACTTTGGCCTCGGCGCAAATTCGAACCCAGCGCCAAAACGAGTGCCAAAGTCGACGGAAGCTCCATCGCAGCCCACCTCCAAtgtctttttctctttcatTATAAAAGCCAAGTCTGTACGAACCAACGGAACACCCATAAGTCCTAACTTCCATCACTTTCACCCCTTGTCAACAGACCGTCACGCCGTCAATCATCGCAGCCACCACGTCCCGAATTACACCCCACCATCTTCTTCCCTTGTGGAAGcgactcctcctcctcccgcCCTTCTTCCGTATCACCACGTCCTCATCTCCCTTTTTCCGAACCTATCTTTCCCTCATCGATGCTCATCATCCGTTGTCAATCATGACTTCGGTTCCACCTCCGAATGCAAAAAGCCCGGACCGATCGCCCGCGCCCCAATCCCCGACGCAACCAACCGCGATTCCCGCGGCTGCAGGGACAAAACGAAAGCGGGGTACAGAGACGAAATTTTACGCCGTGAAGAGCGGATTTAAGCCTGGAATATATCACTCATGGAATGACTGCCTGGCTCAGGTAAAAGGGTTTAAAGGAGCTGTCTGTACGTCTGAATTTAAACCCCccttcctctcctctctctccttGTGGGTGCTTCAAGCTTCAATGGGGATTATAATATATACTAATCTGGAGgactttctttttctttgtaGTCCAATCTTTCCTTACGGTTCCAGAAGCAAAAGCATTCTTGACCGGGACTCAGGCTCCGGTGTCGGAAAGTTCAACAGCTACGAGTACCAAGTTCTACGGCGTACAGCGCGGCAGACAGCCCGGCGTGTATACCGATTGGGCAGTTGCGCAGGATCAGATTAAAGGATTCCGTGGTCCGAAATACCGCAAGTTCTCCACCTGGGCCGAAGCAGATGAATTTGTGCGACAGGGTCGAGAGCAAGGGAATAATGGAGCGGGTGCGGAGGCGTCGTCGAAGAAAGTAAAACTACGTGGCGCCCCGGGGATGACGGCAGAGCCGCTAAAGGATGAATTCGGGAATGAATATCCGCCGGGCACGGGCCCTTTGCCCCCTGGTGCGGAAGATGGGTTTGATCCGAATATATTGCTGGACCCGTCGACTGGGCGTTTAGTATACAAGACTCCGGAGCAAAAAGCTGCAACAAAATTGCAGGCTAAACCGGTGCCGCCGCCGAATATGTTGAAGATATACACGGACGGCAGTTCATTGGGGAATGGTAAGGCGGTATCTAAGGCGGGAGTCGGGGTATATTTTGGTCCTGGTGATGAGAGGTACTTTCCCTTGAGATGCTTATTCTGCACAATTTACGGGACTAATGGGCTTGTTTGATGCAGGAATGTCTCAGAACCCCTCAAAGGTAATCGTCAGACCAACCAGCGAGCGGAACTGACGGCCATATCCCGTGCGCTGGACATTGCACCGCGTCACCGTGATGTTACAATCTACACTGACAGCAAGTACGCTATTGACTGCGTAACTGTGTGGTTCGTCCGGTGGCAGCGCAATAAATGGATGACAACGGATCACAAGCCTGTTGAAAATAAGGACCTGGTCCAATCCATCCGAGCCAAGATTGAGGAGCGCACACTATTGAATGTGAAAACACTGTTTGAATGGGTGAAGGGGCACAACAAGGATCCAGGAAATGAGGCCGCGGATCGGTTGGCGGTAAGAGGAGCCAAGACTGGTCTGCAGGAAATCAATGACGGGGTTGGTGAGAATGAAGGGGCACAGGACATGAAGGACTCGAATATTCTAGAAGACGATGGGAATGATGATGCGACATGAGCCTACGGTTTTCGGTTCAACACAGCTACTTTGGTCGCGGTTCTGAAGTGGCATGTAATGCTGTGACACACAATATTCAGCTGTTCATATTtgttaattttatttttttggaGGGCTAGTGTTTTCAGTCTACTATTTACAGTCTGACATCTATTGGAACGTTGCTGCAGCCATCTGACAGTTTTGGCGGAAAGTCAGCCCAATGAAGGCAGGTAAGGGACCGGGCATTTGATACCCTTGTTTGAAACACTTTCGGTATATCTACCTGATTTTGCTTGGCTTGTCCGATTTGGGTCCTCACTTTGAAAATATCCGAGTTTAACATTTTGTTGTTTGTCATACAGAAATCTTCTGGGGCGCATGTGGACATGGCACCAAAGTTTAAAAACCGTCTTTAGACCTACCTATCCATCTCACATCAACCTCATTCGCATTCTCCGTGTATCTTCTGCAGTGCGCATGAGTCTAGTCACAAGAACACGGGGGAAGGGAGCGAAGAAATGCTCCAGTATGCATTGCGTCTGAGGATCGGGGTCCCCCGCTGTGGATATCTGCAGTCGCTCTGGGGAGGCAGAACTCTCGGCTGAGGAACACCGCTCTCCACAAGCAGCAAAGCTAACTGGATGTTTCCCTGCCAGTTACACGACATCCTGGCTTATGGACCCCAGGTCCCGAGTCCAGGCCTCGATGAACCCATACGAAATCTGTCCTTCACAGGGCACCTTAAAGATGACATGGAACTGCAGAGGAAACGCTCTTTGAACTCTCGAGGAGCCAAGAATGTTGGCGAGAGAAGAGGAGTGGGAGTCGGGACGCTGGGCGCTCGAGTCGGGACATGTGAAACCGCCAAACAGGGCCCCTATTGGCCCCCAAGGGCCGTGTGGGCGGAGACAGACCGGTCATCCTTCACGGCGCTGAGAGGGCAGCAGAGCGCATCTCCGTGGAGGTCGCGTCATCTGATGGCCTGCGGACGCGGGGTAAACAATCCGATAGGGCAAGCGTGCTGTGGAgccaccaccgccgccaCCGCAGCCACAGCGCCCGCCCGCCAAGAGTCTGCTGACCGAGCCGTTGTGGAGAGGGTCGCTCCTCCCCGGTGCTTGGGGGGCTGCGGGTGAAGGCGGGAATTTAACTGCCTTCGCGCCCTCGTCCTCTGATGGCACCTCTCGTCATCCTCTCCCGTCCTCTCCCATCCTCTCCCTCGCATCTACTCTCCTCCCACCGATCTCTGCATACCCTCCGTCGCCGGGCAGGGCGTGGTCTAGGAGGCTCGAGCCTGTTGCTGGTTTGCCTTTTTTCCCGTCTTGTCTTGTCGGTATTATCCCTGCTCGGTAGGAGTCCACGGCGAACGACGCCATCCGGATACGCGGGAACTCCCCGTCCAACCCTTCCATTCCACTAAAATCAATCACCTTCCGGAGCCTCCACTGATAGATCTCCGTGGTCGTGGGTGGGATAGCCGCTGCGCAGGTTTCATAAACACCCCCAGTGAGCAAGCTAGAAGTCGATTTCACGCGTGCTCTGAGGACGACTTTATCTCAATAACCCTTGCCGAACTATCCTTCCCTTAATGAGCGTTTATTTCGTTTCGGGTATCTTCACAAaccaagaaaagaaaagaaaatatatatgcCATCCATATCCCAACAGCCTAAGGACCCAGGCCCTGCATAGCATCCGGAGATTTAACTCGATACTGCGTACACATTCCCGTCCTTCATATCTAGACGGTTGTGATGCAAATTAGACAGCGTACTCCCCACCATTCATATTTCTTGATTGCATTAAGCATATTTTAGCTTCCGCACTCTTTGTTCGCCCCCCAAGGGTTGCCAAGAACGATTCGAGAGCAAGGCGACCTCGGAGTTAACTCATCGTACGGCATGCCGACCCTCGCGGTCACCAACTTCAATGTCGTCTGCGCGACGTTAGGCGGCTTTGTCACCATTTTCGGCCTGGTTTCGCACCTTTTTAAAGAGAAACTATATCTCTCAGATGCCTGTAAGTAGAAGTCTTGGCACTCGCCTCCGCCCCTGTGCCAACTCGGACATCAGCTCTACATACAAAGTACCCTTATTAATATCCTTCGTTCTGACAATTATACGGCCTCTTCTGGCCGCTCGCGGCAGTTATCTCTCTTTTAGCTGGAGTCTCTCTCTCCCACAATGCTGCCAACTTCATCAAGCCTATTGAGTATGCCAACGGTTCCCAGGAGGCCCTGAACGCCATAACTCTTTACTTTTCCCGCCTGGTACTTGGTGTGCAGCTTGTCATCGCCGGTGTCCAGCTTCCAAGTCGTTTTTTACTGAAAGAATGGAAGACCCTCTCACTACTTCTTGGACCTGGCATGACCGGGATGTGGCTTTGTACTAGCGTGGTTATCTGGGGATTGGTGCCAAATACGCCTTATCTCCATGCTCTTGCTGTGGCGGCTTGTGTTACTCCGACAGACCCCGTCTTGTCCAACTCAATCGTCAAGGGTAAATTCGCGGACAAGAACGTCCCAAAACCTCTGCAGCGCGTTATCATCGCTGAGTCTGGTGCTAATGATGGTCTTGGATACCCGTTCTTGTTTGTTGCAGTGTATCTCATTCAGTATGCAAGATCCAGCGGCGCTGATGAATCCGGTGGTACCCGAACAGCCATGGCGTTGTGGCTTGGTGAAACCTGGGGTTATACCATTTTTCTCAGTGTTCTCTATGGCATCGCGGTTGGCTGGCTGGCCAAGGTGCTTTTGCATTGGGCCGAAGACAATAAGTATATCGatagagagagctttcttgTGTTCGCAGTTGCTTTAGCTGTAAGTCATACAGCCCCTGCCATTATTTCTACGGTCAACATCTCACTGAACTGTCTAGTTGTTTATTGTTGGCACATGTGGCATGATTGGCAGTGATGATGTTCTTGCATGCTTTATTGCCGGAAACGTTTTCACCATCGAGTAAGTCTGTCCTTTCCCTGTCTTTCCCCTCCATTTTTCCCCTGTGGGGTTTATAAGCAGCGTTACCAAACCAAACAATTTAATAGTGACTGGTTCCGGCTCGAGACGCTGGATGATTCCCTACACCCAACAATTGACATGTTACTCAATCTTTCAGTCTTCATGTGGTTTGGAGCGGTTTGTCCATGGTCGGAGTTCGTCCATAACGACGTCATTCCTTTTTACAGACTTGTTCTTTTGGGTCTTCTCGTCCTCCTTTTCCGGCGTATCCCTGTGATTTTCGCCATGCACAAATACATTTCGCAGATTGAAGACTTCCGACAGGCAGCttttgttggtttctttGGTCCGATCGGTGTCAGTGCTATTTTCTATCTTTATATTGCTTTGGAATACTTCCATAATTATTTCAGGGTCGATGGTAAACTCCGTGAAGACGC
This window harbors:
- a CDS encoding uncharacterized protein (EggNog:ENOG410PGNY~COG:C~BUSCO:6277at33183), with translation MAQKKILDAAEVAKHNTVDSCWVVLYGKVYDVTDFLPDHPGGASIILKLAGKDATEEYDPIHPSGTLEENLRPEACLGTVDPTTLYQLTPVKAPTSAEREGPPPMASLLNLDDIEQVATKQISRKAWGYYYSAADDLISKHLNNSVYRSILLRPRVFIDCKKCDLSTNILGYKLGSPIYVSPTAVARLAHPAGEAGIAAACSKFGTMQLISNNASMTPEQVVKDAKPDQIFGWQLYVQTDKSKSETMLARIKKLKAIKFVCLTLDVPVPGKREDDERTKEPNNLSTAEMVKASGGTPVVGGSGIGKQLFGGTDPSLTWKTTLPWLAKHTDLPIVLKGLQTHEDAYIASLHTPQVKAIILSNHGGRAMDTAPPAVHTLLEMRKYCPEVFDKLEVWVDGGIKRGTDVVKALCLGAKAVGIGRPALFGLGAGGIEGVERVLQILNEETQTAMRLLGVERVDDLGMQHINARAVEQLIYDGPPGLDAFGALLKAKM
- a CDS encoding uncharacterized protein (EggNog:ENOG410PJMD~COG:L~BUSCO:8018at33183) codes for the protein MTSVPPPNAKSPDRSPAPQSPTQPTAIPAAAGTKRKRGTETKFYAVKSGFKPGIYHSWNDCLAQVKGFKGAVFQSFLTVPEAKAFLTGTQAPVSESSTATSTKFYGVQRGRQPGVYTDWAVAQDQIKGFRGPKYRKFSTWAEADEFVRQGREQGNNGAGAEASSKKVKLRGAPGMTAEPLKDEFGNEYPPGTGPLPPGAEDGFDPNILLDPSTGRLVYKTPEQKAATKLQAKPVPPPNMLKIYTDGSSLGNGKAVSKAGVGVYFGPGDERNVSEPLKGNRQTNQRAELTAISRALDIAPRHRDVTIYTDSKYAIDCVTVWFVRWQRNKWMTTDHKPVENKDLVQSIRAKIEERTLLNVKTLFEWVKGHNKDPGNEAADRLAVRGAKTGLQEINDGVGENEGAQDMKDSNILEDDGNDDAT
- a CDS encoding uncharacterized protein (EggNog:ENOG410PJR5~COG:P~TransMembrane:9 (i9-30o68-88i100-123o215-239i251-270o305-325i332-355o367-391i412-433o)), yielding MPTLAVTNFNVVCATLGGFVTIFGLVSHLFKEKLYLSDASGVSLSHNAANFIKPIEYANGSQEALNAITLYFSRLVLGVQLVIAGVQLPSRFLLKEWKTLSLLLGPGMTGMWLCTSVVIWGLVPNTPYLHALAVAACVTPTDPVLSNSIVKGKFADKNVPKPLQRVIIAESGANDGLGYPFLFVAVYLIQYARSSGADESGGTRTAMALWLGETWGYTIFLSVLYGIAVGWLAKVLLHWAEDNKYIDRESFLVFAVALALFIVGTCGMIGSDDVLACFIAGNVFTIDDWFRLETLDDSLHPTIDMLLNLSVFMWFGAVCPWSEFVHNDVIPFYRLVLLGLLVLLFRRIPVIFAMHKYISQIEDFRQAAFVGFFGPIGVSAIFYLYIALEYFHNYFRVDGKLREDAKHLADTMYVVVWFMVICSIVIHGLSIPLGKLGFYLPHTLSSTMNKRSDIEQDAVSIPFRDTIFAAASRVVPSLRNSNSSRALSRGRPVPPRSNLFLTSSAIIPNGRSSTKSLTVHTNPVTSPIGSPTPPMAPPEPSSSPPLLGVSLPTHNLGGYPGAGQSANSGKCMRDTNANSYGAISNLPSRPRLGSLNHSSVDTINCEAKWQD